Proteins encoded together in one Amblyomma americanum isolate KBUSLIRL-KWMA chromosome 1, ASM5285725v1, whole genome shotgun sequence window:
- the LOC144097512 gene encoding uncharacterized protein LOC144097512 isoform X2 — MLDYYRILGVPQTAPPEEIKKAYRRLCLRWHPDKNPDDKEKAEQNFRSVAQAYQTLSDEQKRKDYDYQSWEAPAADSAGATASSYPPTPFAACKPSGSRRRGGFHAGIRLEAGTDGFRMIHHCTMSRGAVPMATRLTQTSIAMHKPRPVPVLGPHRPAIPPVSRPRLFEVRTVICDGVQRICRYEDGVRVSAVTHPVPHLRQPSIRPLVLTHRPGL; from the exons ATGCTGGACTACTACAGAATCCTGGGCGTCCCCCAGACGGCCCCGCCGGAGGAGATCAAGAAGGCCTACCGGCGGCTGTGCCTGCGCTGGCACCCGGACAAGAACCCGGACGACAAGGAGAAGGCCGAGCAGAACTTCCGCAGCGTGGCGCAGGCCTACCAGACGCTGTCCGACGAGCAGAAGCGCAAGGACTACGACTACCA GTCCTGGGAGGCGCCTGCTGCGGACAGCGCGGGGGCCACTGCGTCCAGCTACCCGCCCACGCCGTTCGCGGCTTGCAAGCCGTCCGGCTCCCGGCGCCGTGGCGGTTTCCACGCGGGCATTCGTCTGGAGGCCGGCACGGACGGTTTCCGCATGATACACCACTGCACCATGAGCCGCGGCGCCGTGCCGATGGCCACGCGTCTGACGCAGACGTCGATCGCGATGCACAAGCCGAGGCCGGTGCCTGTGCTCGGTCCCCACCGGCCCGCGATCCCCCCCGTCAGCCGGCCGAGGCTGTTCGAGGTGCGCACAGTCATATGCGACGGCGTCCAGCGGATCTGCCGCTACGAGGATGGCGTCAGGGTATCTGCCGTCACGCACCCCGTGCCACATTTACGCCAG CCAAGCATACGTCCCTTGGTACTGACTCATCGACCCGGACTGTGA
- the LOC144097512 gene encoding uncharacterized protein LOC144097512 isoform X1 — MLDYYRILGVPQTAPPEEIKKAYRRLCLRWHPDKNPDDKEKAEQNFRSVAQAYQTLSDEQKRKDYDYQCAILRARARNQARRQAATSPFVTLEEIIKGIPRRSWEAPAADSAGATASSYPPTPFAACKPSGSRRRGGFHAGIRLEAGTDGFRMIHHCTMSRGAVPMATRLTQTSIAMHKPRPVPVLGPHRPAIPPVSRPRLFEVRTVICDGVQRICRYEDGVRVSAVTHPVPHLRQPSIRPLVLTHRPGL, encoded by the exons ATGCTGGACTACTACAGAATCCTGGGCGTCCCCCAGACGGCCCCGCCGGAGGAGATCAAGAAGGCCTACCGGCGGCTGTGCCTGCGCTGGCACCCGGACAAGAACCCGGACGACAAGGAGAAGGCCGAGCAGAACTTCCGCAGCGTGGCGCAGGCCTACCAGACGCTGTCCGACGAGCAGAAGCGCAAGGACTACGACTACCAGTGCGCCATCCTGCGCGCCCGAGCCCGTAATCAGGCGCGGAGGCAGGCGGCCACCAGCCCTTTCGTGACGCTCGAGGAAATCATCAAGGGTATCCCCCGCAGGTCCTGGGAGGCGCCTGCTGCGGACAGCGCGGGGGCCACTGCGTCCAGCTACCCGCCCACGCCGTTCGCGGCTTGCAAGCCGTCCGGCTCCCGGCGCCGTGGCGGTTTCCACGCGGGCATTCGTCTGGAGGCCGGCACGGACGGTTTCCGCATGATACACCACTGCACCATGAGCCGCGGCGCCGTGCCGATGGCCACGCGTCTGACGCAGACGTCGATCGCGATGCACAAGCCGAGGCCGGTGCCTGTGCTCGGTCCCCACCGGCCCGCGATCCCCCCCGTCAGCCGGCCGAGGCTGTTCGAGGTGCGCACAGTCATATGCGACGGCGTCCAGCGGATCTGCCGCTACGAGGATGGCGTCAGGGTATCTGCCGTCACGCACCCCGTGCCACATTTACGCCAG CCAAGCATACGTCCCTTGGTACTGACTCATCGACCCGGACTGTGA